The Humidesulfovibrio mexicanus genome window below encodes:
- the ptsP gene encoding phosphoenolpyruvate--protein phosphotransferase has translation MARAIVRGISVSTGFAIGKAVFVNRRHHAEVPRQSIASALVEHEENRLRHAFAEVEADLASARDRIPAELSEHRHILESHLMILKDPKLCGAAAKLVRELRVNAEWALEKAVAEVEKAFSLLDDFYIRERLQDVRVMGDRVMSRLLGAARSELAVAGRVIIMAHDLTPADTVMLEVGKIMGFATAQGGKTSHTGIMARTLGIPALVGAGELEELVGDGDLVIIDGVGGRVLVDPDEDELAEFNELAAQFEDYQRRIYRGCQLPAETIDGYRVQVLANIELIEEVAAVLDNGGEGIGLYRTEYSYLNRTDLPGEDELADKYSDLAAIMSPRKVIFRTLDLGADKFIASFGALDEANPAMGLRAIRFCMQHPELFKTQLKAISRASAYGNVSIMFPMISGLREVRRAKAKLREAQDELRSQGRRFNAEMPVGIMIELPAAVMMASMLAEEVDFFSIGTNDLIQYSLGIDRTNAHVSYLYQPLHPAVLRSIKHVVDAAHQAGIEASLCGEVASDPFCVPILMGMQIDCISLSPQAIPGIKRIIRQARMSECKALLRDVLACRTVGKINRLVRDTIFHKYPEELNFFASLLDNDDLGG, from the coding sequence GTGGCCAGGGCAATCGTTCGCGGCATTTCGGTGTCCACGGGCTTCGCCATCGGCAAGGCCGTGTTCGTCAACCGCAGGCACCACGCGGAGGTGCCTCGCCAGTCCATTGCGTCCGCCCTGGTGGAGCACGAGGAGAACCGCCTGCGCCACGCCTTCGCCGAGGTGGAGGCCGACCTGGCCAGCGCCCGCGACCGCATTCCGGCCGAGCTTTCCGAGCACCGCCACATCCTCGAATCGCATCTGATGATCCTGAAGGATCCCAAGCTCTGCGGGGCTGCGGCCAAGCTCGTGCGCGAGCTGCGCGTCAATGCCGAGTGGGCCCTGGAGAAGGCCGTCGCCGAGGTGGAGAAGGCCTTCAGCCTGCTGGACGATTTCTATATCCGCGAACGCCTGCAGGACGTGCGCGTCATGGGCGACCGCGTCATGTCGCGGCTGCTTGGCGCGGCGCGCTCGGAGCTGGCAGTGGCGGGGCGGGTCATCATCATGGCCCACGACCTGACCCCGGCGGACACGGTGATGCTCGAAGTGGGCAAGATCATGGGCTTCGCCACGGCGCAGGGCGGCAAGACCTCGCACACGGGCATCATGGCGCGCACGCTGGGCATTCCCGCCCTGGTGGGCGCGGGCGAGCTGGAAGAGCTGGTCGGCGACGGCGACCTGGTCATCATCGACGGCGTGGGCGGCCGCGTGCTGGTGGACCCCGACGAGGACGAGCTGGCCGAGTTCAACGAGTTGGCCGCCCAGTTCGAGGACTATCAGCGCCGGATCTACCGGGGCTGCCAGCTCCCGGCCGAGACCATCGACGGCTACCGGGTGCAGGTGCTGGCCAACATCGAGCTTATCGAGGAAGTGGCGGCCGTGCTGGACAACGGCGGCGAGGGCATCGGCCTCTACCGCACCGAGTACAGCTACCTGAACCGCACCGACCTGCCCGGCGAGGACGAACTGGCCGACAAATACTCGGACCTGGCCGCCATCATGAGCCCGCGCAAGGTCATCTTCCGCACCCTGGACCTGGGCGCGGACAAGTTCATCGCCAGCTTCGGGGCGCTGGACGAGGCCAACCCGGCCATGGGCCTGCGCGCCATCCGCTTCTGCATGCAGCACCCGGAGCTCTTCAAAACCCAGCTCAAGGCCATTTCCCGCGCCAGCGCCTACGGCAACGTGTCCATCATGTTCCCCATGATCTCCGGCCTGCGCGAGGTGCGCCGCGCCAAGGCGAAACTGCGCGAGGCCCAGGACGAGTTGCGTTCGCAGGGCCGCCGCTTCAACGCGGAAATGCCCGTGGGCATCATGATCGAGCTGCCCGCAGCGGTGATGATGGCCTCCATGCTGGCGGAAGAGGTCGACTTCTTCAGCATCGGCACCAACGACCTCATCCAGTACAGCCTGGGCATAGACCGCACCAACGCCCACGTGAGCTACCTGTACCAGCCGCTGCACCCGGCCGTGCTCCGGAGCATCAAGCACGTGGTGGACGCCGCGCACCAGGCCGGCATCGAGGCCAGCCTCTGCGGCGAGGTGGCCAGCGACCCCTTTTGCGTGCCCATCCTCATGGGAATGCAGATCGATTGCATCTCCCTTTCCCCGCAGGCCATCCCCGGCATCAAGCGCATCATCCGGCAAGCCCGCATGAGCGAGTGCAAGGCGCTGTTGCGCGATGTGCTGGCCTGCCGCACCGTGGGCAAGATCAACCGCCTGGTGCGCGACACGATTTTCCATAAGTACCCTGAAGAACTTAACTTCTTTGCGTCGCTGCTGGACAACGACGACCTCGGCGGATAA
- a CDS encoding HD domain-containing protein: MSSVVIRKSLLQLVFSGAFMKRWNDRLRPMELMEVDKQAHKMIAAWMLLTRVTANMAPAERLALVEEVIEGGLFSYFYRLVITDIKPPVFYKIKANREDYQKLTQWVLPQLKARLAPLGPEFWERMTASLMEPEEKTLARRILMAAHLYASYSEFRVLRPMNPHDEEMPEIEESFRSRLADLSDIPGVAELLSGEGEFSRFAARAGQLRFQKRWSQTPRVPETTVLGHMFLVASYAWFFSVEAGACQARRQNNFFAGLFHDLPELLTRDIISPVKSADASIGELIKQYETQELERKIIGPLNQGGCEDLAERLSYLMGLEVGSEFIATVREPTGSGVEVRNVTEAELLGPMNRDELDPKDGPLLKMCDRLAAFIEADTALTNGINNEQLHQARWRIRQFYENRPEVMGIQVGALLADFN, encoded by the coding sequence ATGTCATCCGTGGTAATCCGTAAAAGCCTGTTGCAGCTTGTGTTCTCCGGCGCGTTCATGAAGCGCTGGAACGACCGTCTGCGCCCCATGGAACTCATGGAAGTGGACAAGCAGGCGCACAAGATGATCGCCGCCTGGATGCTGCTTACCCGCGTCACGGCGAACATGGCCCCGGCCGAGCGCCTGGCCCTGGTCGAGGAGGTCATCGAGGGCGGGCTGTTCAGCTATTTCTACAGGCTGGTCATCACCGACATCAAGCCGCCGGTGTTCTATAAGATCAAGGCAAACCGCGAGGACTACCAGAAGCTCACCCAGTGGGTGCTGCCGCAGCTCAAGGCCAGGCTGGCTCCGCTCGGGCCGGAGTTCTGGGAGCGCATGACCGCAAGCCTCATGGAGCCGGAGGAAAAGACCCTGGCCCGGCGCATCCTCATGGCCGCGCACCTGTACGCCTCCTACTCGGAGTTCCGCGTGCTCCGGCCCATGAACCCGCACGACGAGGAGATGCCGGAGATCGAGGAGAGCTTCCGCTCCCGCCTGGCGGATCTCTCCGACATTCCCGGCGTGGCCGAGCTGCTCTCCGGCGAGGGCGAGTTCAGCCGCTTCGCCGCGCGCGCGGGCCAGCTGCGCTTCCAGAAGCGCTGGTCGCAAACCCCCCGCGTGCCCGAGACAACGGTGCTTGGACACATGTTCCTGGTGGCCTCTTACGCCTGGTTCTTCAGCGTGGAGGCCGGGGCCTGCCAGGCCCGGCGGCAGAACAACTTCTTCGCCGGGCTGTTCCACGACCTGCCTGAGCTCTTGACCCGCGACATCATCTCGCCGGTCAAAAGCGCGGACGCCTCCATCGGCGAACTCATCAAGCAGTATGAGACCCAGGAGTTGGAGCGCAAGATCATCGGTCCGCTGAACCAAGGCGGCTGCGAGGACCTGGCCGAGCGGCTCTCCTATCTCATGGGGCTTGAGGTGGGCTCGGAGTTCATCGCCACCGTGCGCGAGCCGACGGGCAGCGGCGTGGAGGTGCGCAACGTCACCGAGGCCGAGCTGCTCGGCCCCATGAACCGCGACGAGCTGGACCCCAAGGACGGGCCGTTGCTCAAGATGTGCGACCGTCTGGCCGCCTTCATCGAGGCCGACACCGCGCTCACCAATGGCATCAACAACGAGCAGCTGCACCAGGCCCGTTGGCGCATCCGCCAGTTCTACGAGAACCGGCCGGAGGTCATGGGCATCCAGGTGGGCGCGCTTTTGGCGGATTTCAACTAG
- the smpB gene encoding SsrA-binding protein SmpB — MSNPNRHAGEKLIASNRNARRLYEFLDTYEAGLVLMGSELKSLREGRVNFMDGYVRFQNHEAWLTGVHIAPYANAGMDPHDPTRERKLLLHHREIDKLQASAAQKGLTVVPVRLYFKNGRVKLEIALGRGKNVHDRRDDLKERDLQRDTQRQLADWKH; from the coding sequence ATGTCCAATCCCAATCGCCACGCGGGCGAAAAGCTCATCGCCAGCAACAGGAACGCGCGGCGCCTGTACGAATTCCTCGACACCTACGAGGCCGGGCTCGTGCTCATGGGCTCTGAACTCAAGAGCCTGCGCGAGGGCCGCGTGAACTTCATGGACGGCTACGTGCGCTTCCAGAACCACGAGGCCTGGCTGACGGGCGTGCACATTGCGCCCTACGCCAACGCGGGCATGGACCCGCACGACCCCACGCGCGAGCGCAAGCTCCTCCTGCACCACCGGGAAATCGACAAGCTGCAGGCTTCCGCCGCGCAAAAGGGCCTTACCGTTGTGCCGGTGCGGCTCTACTTCAAGAACGGCCGCGTGAAGCTGGAAATCGCGCTTGGGCGCGGCAAGAACGTGCACGACCGCCGCGACGACCTCAAAGAACGCGACCTGCAGCGCGATACCCAGCGCCAACTGGCGGACTGGAAGCACTAA
- a CDS encoding DUF3108 domain-containing protein, translated as MKRVLTLAALLVLLAAPAAQAAALPFGPGEKLSYKLYWTFILAGSATLETLDSEPVEGRPALHFRALAKSTPFIDTFYKVRDSIESWVDPEVTHAILYRKDQSEGDYVRHYLVRFDANGNVAYRYSKGALKNAVIIRQGTFDPLSMLFLFRTKPLAVGYQFAAPVTDGDKSVTGTAKVVRRERVKTPAGEFDTLLVEPDVRDIGGVFRKSPDATLQVWITDDARRIPVRVKSKVAVGHFSMELTGYEPPR; from the coding sequence ATGAAGCGCGTTCTGACCCTGGCGGCCCTGCTGGTCCTGCTGGCCGCCCCGGCGGCGCAGGCGGCCGCGCTGCCCTTCGGGCCGGGGGAGAAGCTCAGCTACAAGCTCTACTGGACCTTCATCCTGGCGGGATCGGCCACGCTGGAGACGCTCGACTCCGAGCCGGTGGAAGGACGGCCCGCGCTGCACTTCCGCGCCCTGGCCAAAAGCACGCCCTTCATCGACACGTTCTACAAGGTGCGCGACTCCATAGAGTCCTGGGTGGACCCGGAGGTGACCCACGCCATCCTGTACCGCAAGGACCAGAGCGAGGGCGACTACGTGCGCCACTACCTGGTGCGCTTTGATGCGAACGGCAATGTTGCCTACCGCTACAGCAAGGGCGCGCTCAAGAACGCGGTCATCATCCGGCAGGGCACCTTCGATCCCCTGTCCATGCTGTTCCTGTTCCGCACCAAGCCGCTGGCCGTGGGCTATCAGTTCGCCGCCCCGGTCACCGATGGCGACAAGAGCGTCACCGGCACGGCCAAGGTCGTGCGGCGCGAGCGCGTGAAGACCCCGGCGGGCGAGTTCGACACCCTGCTGGTGGAGCCCGATGTGCGGGACATCGGCGGGGTGTTCCGCAAGAGCCCGGACGCCACCCTGCAGGTCTGGATTACCGACGACGCCCGGCGCATTCCCGTGCGGGTGAAGAGCAAGGTGGCCGTGGGCCATTTTTCCATGGAGCTGACGGGCTACGAGCCCCCAAGATGA
- the bioB gene encoding biotin synthase BioB, translated as MICSSGEAPHDSLDRAVALALQGRALDAPALAAVLACCAAGNAQGGAAEVPRLLAGARAVRERHAGRRLEFCAIVNAKSGACSEDCAFCAQSSRHRTQSPRHPFLEPAEIVRAASAMQARGATRFGIVASGLAPTEAEFRALCEAVTLVRAAGLAPDVSVGLLTRERLRRLKAAGLSGVHHNLEVARSFFPRVCTTHSYEEDVEAVRLALEEGLFVCSGGIFGLGESWEQRAELAATLRELGVRHVPVNFLVPIAGTRMADRAPLGPSEALRILALLRLMLPEAALRVCGGRGLVFGAAGGEGQRELFDSGASGIMIGDYLTVAGTPPEADLALAEALGLAVAGQGG; from the coding sequence ATGATCTGCTCAAGCGGTGAAGCCCCGCACGACTCCCTGGACAGGGCCGTTGCCCTGGCCTTGCAGGGCCGCGCCCTGGACGCCCCCGCGCTTGCGGCCGTGCTGGCCTGCTGCGCGGCCGGAAACGCGCAGGGCGGCGCTGCGGAGGTTCCGCGCCTGCTGGCCGGGGCCCGCGCCGTTCGCGAGCGGCACGCGGGCCGACGCCTGGAATTTTGCGCCATTGTGAACGCCAAAAGCGGCGCCTGCTCCGAGGACTGCGCCTTCTGCGCCCAGTCTTCCCGCCACAGGACGCAGAGCCCACGCCACCCCTTTCTGGAGCCTGCGGAGATCGTCCGCGCCGCCAGCGCCATGCAGGCGCGCGGGGCCACGCGCTTCGGCATCGTGGCCAGCGGGCTGGCGCCCACGGAAGCGGAGTTCCGCGCCTTGTGCGAGGCCGTGACCCTTGTGCGGGCCGCGGGCCTGGCCCCGGACGTGTCCGTGGGGCTGCTGACGCGCGAGCGGCTGCGGCGGCTCAAGGCGGCCGGGCTCTCCGGCGTGCACCACAACCTGGAGGTGGCGCGCAGCTTTTTCCCCCGGGTGTGCACCACCCACAGCTACGAGGAGGATGTGGAGGCCGTGCGCCTGGCGCTTGAGGAAGGCCTGTTCGTGTGCTCGGGCGGCATTTTCGGCCTGGGCGAGAGCTGGGAGCAGCGCGCCGAGCTGGCCGCCACCCTGCGGGAGCTTGGCGTGCGGCATGTGCCCGTGAATTTTCTGGTGCCCATTGCCGGTACGCGCATGGCGGACCGCGCGCCTCTTGGCCCGTCCGAGGCCCTGCGCATCCTGGCGCTCTTGCGGCTCATGCTGCCGGAGGCGGCGCTCAGGGTGTGCGGCGGGCGCGGGCTGGTGTTCGGCGCGGCCGGGGGCGAAGGCCAGCGCGAACTCTTCGATTCCGGTGCCAGCGGGATCATGATCGGCGACTACCTGACCGTTGCGGGCACCCCGCCCGAGGCCGACTTGGCCCTGGCGGAGGCGCTGGGCCTCGCCGTGGCCGGGCAGGGAGGCTAG
- the rlmD gene encoding 23S rRNA (uracil(1939)-C(5))-methyltransferase RlmD, whose product MKNRASGRGGRGHASGRHSQKPSRGGQQRRSAPQREAHPLEGKALELRIDSLALGGAGVARLPEGVAGLEQGAGMAVFVAGALPGSVVRARISRVHRRHAEAVAVEVLEPSPEAVEPPCPHFGVCGGCPLMHLASERQLQWKERQILDALSRIGRVTPGSVLPAVPAPSATAFRNKMEFAFQGLGEGLRLGLYCASDPGRVFDLASCAIFPAEGAALVDNVRAACRTAGLAAYDRRTGLGLLRHLVLRHSVLEDRFLAQLITAPLPADSAPAQAIRGLGEELLARFPKLVGFVHAERARADGLAQAERTVLALGGHALVEGLEDVRYRVGADAFFQTSTGGALALYSGLRELLDLRPADVVLDLFCGGGGIALFLARSAARVLGLEANPAAVADAEANAQLNGAGNCRFLRADLTGESAVPERLPEGFARADAVVADPPREGLDAGLIQWLNRTRPARLAYVSCNPATLARDAGLLAGAGGGFELSAVRAVDLFPHTAHAECLALFTPRG is encoded by the coding sequence ATGAAGAATAGAGCAAGCGGACGCGGCGGCAGAGGGCACGCCTCGGGCCGGCATTCCCAGAAGCCGTCCAGGGGCGGCCAGCAGCGCAGGTCCGCGCCGCAGCGCGAGGCGCATCCGCTGGAGGGCAAGGCCCTTGAACTGCGCATCGACAGCCTGGCCCTTGGCGGCGCGGGCGTGGCCCGTCTGCCCGAGGGCGTGGCGGGCCTTGAGCAGGGCGCGGGCATGGCCGTGTTCGTGGCCGGGGCGCTCCCTGGCTCCGTGGTGCGGGCGCGCATTTCCCGCGTGCACCGCCGCCACGCCGAGGCCGTGGCCGTGGAGGTGCTCGAACCCTCGCCCGAGGCCGTGGAGCCCCCGTGCCCGCATTTCGGCGTGTGCGGCGGCTGTCCGCTCATGCACCTTGCCTCCGAGCGCCAGCTGCAATGGAAGGAGCGCCAGATCCTGGACGCGCTCTCGCGCATCGGGCGGGTGACGCCCGGCTCCGTGCTGCCCGCCGTGCCCGCGCCCAGCGCCACGGCCTTTCGCAACAAGATGGAGTTCGCCTTCCAGGGCCTGGGCGAGGGCCTGCGCCTGGGACTCTACTGCGCGTCCGACCCCGGCCGCGTGTTCGACCTCGCCTCCTGCGCCATTTTCCCGGCCGAAGGGGCGGCACTGGTGGACAACGTGCGCGCGGCCTGCCGCACGGCGGGCCTTGCCGCCTACGACCGCCGCACGGGCCTGGGCCTGCTGCGCCACCTGGTGCTGCGGCACAGCGTGCTGGAGGACCGTTTCCTGGCCCAGCTCATCACCGCGCCCCTTCCGGCGGATAGTGCCCCGGCCCAGGCCATCCGCGGCCTGGGCGAGGAGCTTCTGGCGCGTTTTCCGAAGCTTGTCGGCTTTGTCCACGCCGAGCGCGCCCGTGCCGATGGCCTGGCCCAGGCCGAGCGCACCGTGCTGGCCTTGGGCGGGCACGCCCTTGTGGAGGGCCTGGAAGACGTGCGTTACCGCGTGGGCGCGGACGCCTTCTTTCAGACCAGCACCGGCGGGGCCCTGGCCCTGTACTCCGGCCTGCGCGAGCTGCTGGACCTGCGCCCTGCGGACGTGGTGCTGGACCTGTTCTGCGGCGGCGGGGGCATTGCGCTGTTTCTGGCGCGCTCCGCCGCCCGCGTGCTGGGGCTGGAGGCCAACCCGGCCGCCGTGGCCGACGCCGAGGCCAACGCCCAGCTCAACGGCGCGGGCAACTGCCGCTTTCTGCGCGCGGACTTGACCGGCGAGAGCGCCGTGCCCGAGCGCCTGCCCGAGGGGTTCGCCCGGGCCGACGCCGTGGTGGCGGACCCCCCGCGCGAGGGCCTGGACGCCGGGCTCATCCAGTGGCTGAACCGCACCCGGCCCGCGCGTCTGGCCTACGTGTCCTGCAACCCGGCCACCCTTGCGCGCGATGCCGGACTCTTGGCCGGGGCGGGCGGGGGCTTCGAGCTTTCCGCCGTGCGCGCGGTGGACCTGTTCCCGCATACGGCACATGCCGAGTGCCTGGCCCTGTTCACGCCCAGGGGCTGA
- the rsmI gene encoding 16S rRNA (cytidine(1402)-2'-O)-methyltransferase, which produces MDQALDASAPDELAPGLYLVATPIGNAGDLSPRAAEVLRRAGVVLAEDTRRAGLFFRRQDLAREAGRKGFMSLHEHNEAGRIPQVMELIQAGQSVALISDAGTPVLSDPGYRLVRACRLAGLPVASLPGPFAPAVALSACGLPPAPFTFLGFLPRHKGQAQRLLSRHAATGASLVFFERKDRLAETLALAAGVLGDREFAVCRELTKQYEEFILGRLGRLDEARLGVLGEVTVVIGPEALAPVPGAASASPSAQGVEAGTGPDLEAVLAEEKARGGKPREVARRVVERLGGAAPGRTVKDVYDLLKR; this is translated from the coding sequence ATGGACCAGGCGCTGGACGCATCCGCCCCGGACGAGCTGGCGCCGGGCCTGTACCTGGTGGCCACGCCCATTGGCAACGCGGGCGATCTTTCGCCGCGCGCGGCCGAGGTGTTGCGCCGCGCCGGGGTGGTGCTGGCCGAGGACACGCGCCGGGCCGGGCTGTTCTTCCGCCGCCAGGACCTTGCGCGCGAGGCCGGGCGCAAGGGCTTTATGAGCCTGCACGAGCACAACGAGGCCGGGCGCATTCCGCAGGTCATGGAACTGATCCAGGCCGGGCAGAGCGTGGCGCTCATCAGCGATGCGGGCACGCCGGTGCTCTCCGACCCCGGCTACCGTCTGGTGCGGGCCTGTCGGCTGGCCGGGCTGCCCGTCGCCTCCCTGCCCGGGCCCTTTGCCCCGGCCGTGGCGCTTTCGGCCTGCGGATTGCCTCCGGCGCCCTTCACCTTTCTGGGCTTTCTGCCCCGGCACAAGGGCCAGGCCCAGCGGCTGCTTTCCCGCCATGCCGCCACCGGGGCCAGCCTGGTCTTTTTCGAGCGCAAGGACCGCCTGGCCGAAACCCTGGCCCTGGCGGCCGGTGTGCTGGGCGACAGGGAATTCGCCGTGTGCCGGGAATTGACCAAACAATACGAGGAATTTATTCTGGGCAGGCTGGGCAGGCTCGACGAGGCCCGGCTCGGCGTGCTGGGCGAGGTGACGGTGGTCATCGGGCCGGAGGCCCTGGCCCCCGTTCCGGGGGCGGCTTCGGCGTCGCCCTCGGCCCAGGGCGTTGAGGCCGGAACCGGGCCGGACCTGGAGGCCGTGCTGGCCGAGGAGAAGGCGCGCGGCGGCAAGCCCCGCGAAGTGGCCCGCAGGGTGGTCGAGCGTCTTGGCGGAGCCGCGCCTGGACGCACAGTGAAGGACGTGTATGATCTGCTCAAGCGGTGA
- a CDS encoding HPr family phosphocarrier protein, with product MKDKDGGFTIMTETSAISACDASEAGQCARQVLVTNQLGLHARPASQIAREAQAFAADISLCASGQTVDAKSILDVLTLAAGPGSTLEIRASGADAQDAVEKIAQLFAARFGEK from the coding sequence ATGAAGGACAAGGACGGCGGATTTACGATCATGACCGAGACGAGCGCAATATCCGCGTGCGATGCCTCCGAGGCCGGACAGTGCGCCCGGCAGGTGCTGGTGACCAACCAGCTGGGCCTGCACGCAAGGCCCGCAAGCCAGATCGCCCGCGAGGCCCAGGCCTTTGCCGCGGACATCAGCCTGTGCGCATCGGGGCAGACCGTGGACGCCAAAAGCATTCTGGACGTGTTGACTCTGGCCGCGGGGCCGGGCAGCACCCTTGAGATTCGCGCCAGCGGGGCCGACGCCCAGGACGCGGTGGAGAAAATCGCCCAACTCTTTGCCGCCAGGTTTGGGGAGAAATAG
- a CDS encoding PTS system mannose/fructose/sorbose family transporter subunit IID, whose amino-acid sequence MRGLRDRFWSERGKAYLKCFLRTYLVGASMNPRGLMSVGILYAMQPGLWIIHKEPKARERALKRYAKHFSSHPFWVPCLVGIFLAVETDIAGRRLPPETLEKIRNTTSYTLSAIGDSVFAGSLLIFWALLSSCLLLLGHRALPLAVGLLFFLGLQAFRVYTFLGGLRRGFSFLSALKRWDLINWGRRVKYVNAALLLWLWAILFPKGDALAWTWGMAAFALAGVLSIRPVLPRWLVAGAVLALVAAIPWLAGRAHNLPIGLPPMGMP is encoded by the coding sequence ATGCGCGGGCTCAGGGACCGGTTCTGGAGCGAGCGGGGCAAGGCCTACCTCAAGTGCTTTCTGCGCACCTATCTGGTGGGCGCGTCCATGAACCCGCGCGGGCTCATGAGCGTGGGCATCCTCTACGCCATGCAGCCAGGGCTGTGGATCATCCACAAGGAACCCAAGGCGCGGGAGCGGGCCCTCAAGCGCTATGCCAAGCATTTCAGCTCGCATCCCTTCTGGGTGCCGTGTCTGGTGGGCATCTTCCTCGCCGTGGAAACGGACATCGCCGGGCGCAGGCTGCCGCCGGAAACCCTTGAGAAGATTCGCAACACCACCAGCTACACCCTGTCCGCCATCGGCGATTCGGTGTTCGCGGGCAGTCTGCTCATCTTCTGGGCGTTGTTGTCCTCCTGTCTGTTGCTGTTGGGGCACCGCGCCCTGCCCCTGGCCGTGGGGCTGCTCTTTTTTCTTGGACTGCAGGCCTTCCGCGTGTACACTTTTCTCGGTGGCCTGCGCAGGGGCTTCAGCTTCCTGTCCGCGCTCAAGCGCTGGGACCTCATCAACTGGGGGCGGCGCGTGAAGTATGTGAACGCCGCCTTGTTGCTGTGGCTGTGGGCGATTCTGTTCCCCAAGGGGGACGCCCTCGCCTGGACCTGGGGCATGGCCGCGTTCGCCCTGGCCGGGGTGCTTTCCATTCGGCCCGTGCTGCCCAGGTGGCTTGTGGCCGGGGCCGTGTTGGCCCTGGTTGCGGCCATACCCTGGCTTGCAGGGCGCGCCCACAACCTGCCCATAGGCCTGCCGCCCATGGGAATGCCTTAG
- a CDS encoding CBS domain-containing protein, translating to MLFRKRAWDLMRDDFATVDEAASLAEAVRALRASQKKAPENNVVLVMGKSGGKDVLKGVVSVWTVLAALDENVLRDPELKVAREGDFDKAFARASAVCTHTPLDTHMEPDVPTLKPNDPMPVVLELFLRRRRGWAVVQENGKVLGVILVADLYRELSGDIAAAL from the coding sequence ATGTTGTTTCGCAAACGGGCCTGGGATTTGATGCGTGACGATTTCGCCACCGTGGACGAGGCTGCGAGCCTGGCCGAGGCCGTGCGCGCCCTGCGCGCAAGCCAGAAGAAGGCGCCGGAAAACAACGTGGTGCTCGTCATGGGCAAAAGCGGCGGCAAGGACGTGCTCAAGGGCGTGGTGAGCGTGTGGACGGTGCTTGCCGCCCTGGACGAGAATGTTCTGCGCGATCCGGAGCTCAAGGTGGCGCGCGAGGGCGACTTCGACAAGGCCTTCGCCAGGGCCAGCGCCGTGTGCACCCACACCCCGCTGGACACCCACATGGAGCCCGACGTGCCCACGCTGAAGCCCAACGACCCCATGCCCGTGGTGCTGGAGCTGTTTCTGCGGCGCAGGCGCGGCTGGGCCGTGGTGCAGGAAAACGGCAAGGTCCTTGGGGTGATCCTGGTGGCCGACCTGTACAGGGAGCTTTCCGGCGACATCGCCGCCGCGCTGTAA
- a CDS encoding energy-coupling factor ABC transporter ATP-binding protein — protein MSAPLYGLRGVEAAYGAEGTALFVPRLDIPRGGILGLAGHNGSGKSTLLKLLGFQLMPRAGEMVFDGALVDARAWRSAHLLRRKAVLLGQDTCLLSRSVAANVAYGLKLRGLPTPPERIAWALEQVGLRAREYAGRSWRRLSGGEARRVALAARLVLSPLALLLDEPTAGLDRASVQHVKQAVLAARAEQGATLVIASHDLEWLSSCADTVLTLEEGRIVSGL, from the coding sequence ATGAGCGCGCCGCTGTATGGCCTGCGCGGCGTGGAGGCCGCCTACGGCGCGGAAGGGACCGCGCTCTTCGTGCCCCGGCTGGACATTCCGCGCGGGGGCATCCTGGGATTGGCCGGGCACAACGGCTCGGGCAAGAGCACCCTGCTCAAGCTTCTGGGCTTTCAGCTCATGCCGCGCGCGGGGGAGATGGTTTTCGACGGCGCGCTTGTGGACGCCAGGGCTTGGCGCTCGGCGCACTTGCTGCGGCGCAAGGCCGTGCTTCTTGGACAGGATACCTGCCTGCTTTCGCGCTCGGTTGCGGCCAACGTGGCTTATGGCCTGAAGCTGCGCGGCCTGCCCACGCCGCCGGAGCGCATCGCCTGGGCCTTGGAGCAGGTGGGGCTTCGCGCGCGCGAATATGCCGGGCGCAGCTGGCGGCGGCTTTCCGGCGGCGAGGCCCGGCGCGTGGCCCTGGCCGCCAGGCTGGTGCTTTCGCCCCTGGCGCTTTTGCTCGACGAGCCCACCGCAGGGCTGGACCGGGCCAGCGTGCAGCACGTGAAGCAGGCCGTGCTGGCCGCCCGCGCGGAGCAGGGCGCAACCCTTGTCATCGCCAGCCACGACCTGGAGTGGTTGAGCTCCTGCGCGGACACGGTGCTGACCCTGGAGGAGGGGCGCATCGTGTCCGGCCTGTAA